The Sphingopyxis sp. TUF1 genome segment CGGTAAAGCAGGCGCCACAGCGCGATCGCCATGAGCAAATGCGTCAGGCCAATGGAGAAATTGTCGACCATATGGGACGGCGCCTAGGCTATCGGGGTTGACGCCGCGTTAAGCCTTGTCTGTCAAAGCCCCGCACGATGACCCGCATATTGCATGTTCTGGACCATAGCCTGCCGACGCACAGCGGCTATACCTTTCGCACCCGCGCCTTGATGAAGGCACAGGTCGCCAAGGGGTGGGAGGTTGCCGGAGTGACTGGCCTGCGACATCCCGAAGCCGGGCCGGATGGCGAAACTGTCGACGGGCTGACCTTCTATCGCACGCCGCCGATCGCGTCCGCGCCATCGCCGCTGCGCGAATGGCGCGAAATCGGCGCGCTAGCCAAGCGCGTCGAAGCACTGGCCCGCGACTGGAAACCCGATGTTCTCCACGCGCATTCGCCGGTGCTGGACGGGCTCGCAGCGCTGCGCGTCGGTAAGCGGCTCGGCATTCCGGTGATATATGAAATCCGCGCTTTCTGGGAGGATGCAGCGGTCGGCAACGGCACGGGACGCGAAGGAAGCCTGCGGTACCGGCTGACAAAAGCGGTCGAAACGCACGCGGTCAGATCGGCCGACGCGGTTGCAGTGATTTGCGAAGGGTTGCGCGGCGACCTGATCGCGCGGGGGATCGATCCGGCCAAGATCACCGTGTCGCCCAACGGCGTCGACCTCGAGCTGTTCGGCGACCCGCCACCGCGCGACGATGCGCTCGCGTCCGCGTTGGGGTTCGCGGCGGGCGACGCGGTGATCGGCTATATCGGCAGCTTTTACGACTATGAGGGAATCGACGATCTGATCGCCGCGATGCCTGCGCTCGTCGCAGCGCAGCCGAAGGCGCGGCTGCTTCTGGTCGGCGGCGGGCCGATGGAGGCGGCGCTCAAGGCGCAGGCGGCGGCGTCGCTGGCGTCGGCGCAGATCCATTTCGTTGGCCGCGTACCGCACGGCGAGGTCGAACGCTATTACTCGCTGATCGACATCCTCGCCTATCCGCGCAAGAAGATGCGGCTGACCGACCTTGTCACCCCGCTGAAACCGCTCGAGGCGATGGCGCAGGGCAAGCTGGTGGCGGCGTCCGACGTCGGCGGCCACCGCGAACTGATCGAGGACGGCGCGACGGGCACCCTGTTCGCGCCCGACGATCCAGCGGCGATTGCGGCGGCGCTTGCCAAGCTGCTCGAAAACAGGAACATATGGCCCGAACGGCGGCGGACGGCGCGTATTTTTGTCGAAAGCCATCGTAACTGGTCATCAAACATTTTACGTTACGAGCCGGTTTACCAGCGGCTGCTGCGCGGCAGCTGACGCCAAGGATTTGGGACGATATGGACGATGCGAGCGAGAACGGGGTGAAAAGCATGGCGAGCGCGCTGCTGCGCGCGCTTCAGCCTGCGATCCCGGCGGTGATCGGCGCCGCGGCGCTGACCTTCCTTTTCGCCGCGCTGATGCCGTTTTCCTGGGTCAGCGCGATCAGCTGGAACCTTTATCTCGACCGCTTGTCGGACCTGTTCGTGCCGCCGATCGGCAATGGCGGGCGCCTCGCGCTCGCCTTTGGCATGGCTGCGGTTGCGGCATTGATCGCGGGCTTCATTGCCCTGCTGATGGCGAGGCCCGACGCGGTCGGCCTGTCATCGCTGCGCAATCCGTTCCGCCGCGAGGCCGAGGTCAGCGACGATGACGAGCCGGTGTTCACGCGCCGCCGCATCGACCTGCACCCCGATGATTCGCTGCGCCCGCCGATCCGCGCGGCGCGCGACCTGCCCGCGGGCGGCCTCGACGCATTCGACGCACCCCTTTTCAAGCCCGTCGACGATGCCGCGACAGGAGACGTCGCCGACAGCGCGCCAGAGGGCGAACTGATCCTGGCCGATCTTGCGACCGACGAGGATCTTGGCGCCGATGCGCCCTGGCTCCAGCCGGCCGAAATGACCGTTCCGCCGCGCGCGTCCGACCCCGCCGACAAATCGCTCGCCGCAATGGTCGCGCGGTTCGAAGCCGGCCTCGCGCTACGCCGACAGGCTGCCGGGCGCCCGGACGCCGATGCGCCCCATCACGAGCCTGAGGTCGACTTCGCGCTCGAAGCGGCGCTTGGTACCTTGCAGCGGATGACGCGGCAATCGGTCGGCTAGCGCGGCGTGCATTGATCTGACCAATCGTCCCGTTGGTGTCGAGCGAAGTCGAGACACCCATCGATCTTGCGCCGCGCCGATGGGTGTCTCGACTTCGCTCGACACGAACGGAATTGAGGTGTTGCCGACCTTAATCCTCGACGGTCAATATCTCGATCCGCAGCGTGTGCGGATCGCTCCCGCATTCCACCACGACATCGGCGACGATATGGCCGGGCAGCCGCCATTCGATCGCGCCTAGCCGCGCCTGTAGCGCGCGGCGTACCGGCTCGGCTTCGCCCACCGCCATGGCGCAGGGAAAGATATGGCGCGCGCCGACAAAGTTCGCGCTGGCCCACGGGCGGAAGGTCGAGGCGCCGGCGGCAAGGCCGGGCGGCAATTCGCCGGTCAGCAGGAAGCGCAACCGGCGGTGCGGGCATCCGGGGCGCGGGGGGCGGGCAGGGGACCAGCGCATCATGCACCGGCTCGTGTGCCGGCCCGCTCGGCGCGCCATTTGTTCATGAAATGTTCTACACGCGCTTTCAATCGCGTGCCCGGTTCGCGCCCGCCGCGCAGGTCACTGACGAGCCGCGGGTCGCGCACCGCGGCACGGCCGAAGACCGTCGGTGGCATCGCCGATTCCTTCAGGAAAGCTTCGATCCGTTGCAACAGGCTGCGCTCCATATTGTCCTCCTGATAGCCCTAAAGAAACCGGGTGAGTCGCCCGATAGGATATTTCCTATCTGATGCTCGATTTCCTACTTGTCTAGGAAAAATCCGCTTGCTAGAAAGAAAAGAGGAAGGACCAGACCGAAGCGCCCATGATCGACCCCGTTCCAGACCCGCGCGCCGCGCTCGACCGGCTATTGTCCGAAAAGGGTATCGATTATGCGCGGCTATCGCAGGTAATCGGGCGCAATCCCGCCTATATCCAGCAATATATCAAGCGCGGCTCGCCGCGGCGCCTGGCCGAGCAGGATCGCGCGCGCATCGCCGCCTATCTGGGGGTTTCCGAAGCGATGCTCGGCGGCCCCGTGCCACGCGTTGCCACCCCGGCGCGAAGCCGCGGGCCGGGAATGATTCTGGTGCCCAAGCTCGCGATCGGGGCGTCGGCCGGCGCGGGCGCCAGCGTCGATGGCGAGCCGGTCGAGGGCGAGGTCGCGTTCGATCCCAAATGGTTGCGCGACCTTGGCGCCGATCCGCGCGCGCTCAGCATCATTCGCGTCGAGGGCGATTCGATGGCGCCGACGCTCGACGACGGCGACGACATATTGGTCGATGGCGGCGATGCGGCGGCGCGGCTGCGCGACGGCATTTACGTGCTGCGCATGGACGATGTGCTGATGGTCAAGCGGATTGCGCGCGCGCCTGGGCCGGGGCGCGTATCGGTGATCAGCGACAATCCGCATTATCGCAGCTGGGATGATCTACCTTTGTCGGCGATCCGGCTCGTCGGGCGCGTCGTCTGGACCGGACGGCGGGTTCGGTAGCGGCGACGTGGGGTGAACCCTCCATTCCCGTTCGTGTCGAGCGAAGTCGAGACGCGCTTGGGGAGCGCCAACCTTCGGGGTGTCTCGACTACGCTCGACACGAACGGAATTTGAGGAATGGCTGAGAGCTTCAGCCACCTTCAAATCAATAGGGCGCCGCCATCAAAGCCTCGATTTCATGGTCGAGCACTTCGGCGCGGCGACATTGGTCCTCGTCGCCGTCCCGGCATTTTTCGGCCGCCTTGTCGCGTTGGCGCGACAGCTTGCCCATCTGTTCCTCGCGCTTGCGCAGTTCGCGGCCGCGGTTGCGATCGGCTTCGTCCTGGCTCGTCGTCGACCAGTCGGCGACCTGGCCGACCGCCTTCACCGGCGCGGTGACGACCGTTTTCACGGCGCTCACGCAGCCTGCGAGCAGGGGTGCGGCGATCAGGGGTAAAATCAAAGCGCGCATCGTCTCTCTCCTCGCAGCAAGCGGTCATCGCATAACCGGCGCGAGCTGAACAGCATATTGCGACGGGGCGGCGTGGTCTGGGGCCGGGATGCCACATCACTGAAATAAATGGTTAAACTCATGCTTACCGCAGCCGCGTCGTACGCGCTCAGACCCACCGTACGGAGCCTCGCGAGGCGCGCAGGCGCTCGGTCAATTGTCGGCGGGGCTTTCGGGAGCGGCGCTGTCGCTAGACCAGCGTGCGCGCCACTTCGTCGAATCGGTCGCCGCCGCCTGATTTTGCGGCATTTCGCGCGGGCTTGCCCGGCTGTGCTGTGCTGATAGGATGACACCGCGCCGGAGGCGTCTGAGGCCGCCGGCGGGGAGGAGGGTCATCATGACGAATATCCAAAAGGGTTTGGCCGAATTCATCGGCACATTCTGGCTCGTGTTTGGCGGTTGCGGCAGCGCGTTGCTGGCGGCGGGGTTCCCCGACGTCGGGATCGGCCTGCTCGGCGTGTCGCTCGCTTTTGGTTTGACGGTGGTCACCATGGCCTATGCGATCGGCCATATTTCCGGGTGCCACCTCAACCCCGCGGTCACCGTCGGCCTGTGGGCAGGCGGCCGGTTCGAGGCGCGCGACATTCCGCTCTATGTTATTGCGCAGCTGCTCGGCGCGATCGTCGCGGCCTTCCTGCTCTTCTACATCGCCAGCGGCAGTCCGACCTATGACCTTGCAACCAACGGCTTGGCAGCCAATGGCTTTGGCGAAGGATCGCCGGGTGGTTTCGACATCTGGTCGGCGTTGCTGATCGAAATCGTGCTGACGGCCTTTTTCCTGTGGATCATCATGGGGTCGACCGACGGCCGCGCGCCCGCGGGTTTTGCGCCGATCGCGATCGGCCTCGCGCTGACGCTCATCCACCTCATCTCGATCCCGGTGACCAACACGTCGGTCAATCCGGCGCGCAGCACCGGCCCGGCGCTCGTCGTCGGCGGGCTTGCGATCCAGCAGCTCTGGCTGTTCTGGGTCGCGCCGATCGTCGGCGGGATTATCGGCGGCGTGCTGTACAAGACGCTGGGCGCCGACACGTTTCCGAAACCCAATATCGCGGGCGAATGAAGACTCGGCCGGCGGAGGCGTCCTGCCTCCGCCGGCCCTATTTCAGCAGGTCGATGGCGAAGGCGCGGACCTCTTCGGCCATGTCGGGGCGTTCAAGCGCGACGGCCAGATTGGCCTGGATATAGCCCGCCTTCGATCCGCAGTCATAGCGCGCGCCGTCGAAGGTCACGGCATGAAACGGCTGCGTACCGATCATCGTCGCCATCGCGTCGGTCAGTTGGATTTCGCCGCCCGCGCCTTTTCCCTGATTTTCCAGCACGCGCATGACCTCGGGCTGGAGGATGTAGCGGCCCGAAATAATGAGGTTCGACGGCGCTTCGGCAACCGGCGGCTTTTCGACCAGCCCCTTCACCTCGGTCAGCGCGCCTTCGCGCGCGCCGGGCGCAATCACGCCATAGCTCGACACCTGTTCGTGCGGCACTTCAAGGACGGAGATCAGGTTGCCGCCGACGCGGGCATAGGCATCGACCATCTGCTTCATGCAGCCGGGCGATCCGTGCATGAACTCGTCGGGCAGGAAAATGGCGAAGGGCTCGTCGCCGACGATATCGCGCGCGCACCAGATCGCGTGGCCCAGCCCCATCGGCTCCTGCTGGCGAACATAGGCGCAATTGCCGGGGCCGAGCCGCGTCGGCGCCAGCACCGACAGATCCTTGCCGCGTTCGGACATCGTCTTTTCGAGCTCGAAGGCAATGTCGAAATGGTCCTCGATCGCGCTCTTGCCGCGGCCGGTGACAAAGATCATCTGCTCGATCCCTGCCTCGCGCGCTTCATCGACCGCATATTGGATCAGCGGCCGGTCGACGACGGGCAGCATCTCCTTCGGGATCGCCTTGGTCGCGGGCAGGAAGCGGGTGCCGAGACCGGCGACGGGAAAAACGGCTTTGCGGATCGGTTTCATGGCGCCGGGCTTAGCGGGGAACGCGGCGGAGGAAAAGGGGCCGGCGGACGTGGCGCCGCGCCCGCTGGTCGGAGACGATGAAAATTGAAGTCATGCGGCCATAAGGCAACAGCCGACGCGGGCGACCCCTTAGCTGCGAAGGCGCTCCGCAAACCCCTTGCGCAGCTTGGCAAGCTTGGGGGGAATAACCGCCATGCAATAGGAGTTTCGCTGCCCTTCGCCCTCCCAATAGGCCTGATGATAATCCTCTGCGGGATACCATTCGGACGCCGCCTCGATCGTCGTGACGATCGGCGCGGGCCAGTCGGGCGCGGCGCGTTCGATGCCCGCGCGCGCGGCGTCGGCCTGCGCGTCGTTCAGTGGGAAGATCGCGCTGCGATATTGGGTGCCGATGTCGTTGCCCTGGCGGTTGAGCTGCGTCGGATCGTGCGTCGCAAAAAAGACGTCGAGCAGGTCGTCATAGCCGATGACCGCGGGATCGAACGTAATGCGGATCGCCTCGGCATGGCCCGTATCGCCGCCGCACACCTGCTTGTAGGTCGGATTGGTGACGGTGCCGCCGATATAGCCGCTCTCGACGCGCTCGACGCCCGCGAGCGACTGGAACACGGCTTCGGTGCACCAGAAGCAGCCTCCGGCAAAAATGGCGGTGTCGTGGGTCATGGTGTCGGTCCTTGTGGGGGAGAATGGGATGACGCCGAAATAGGACGAGCGCGCGTTTATTCCAAGGGCGGCGGTGCATCGACCAGCGGCGGACGCAGCGGCTGGCCCGCCGCGACCGCGGAGGCGATCGTCGCGGCCTCAGCCTCCAGCGTCTCCACGCGCTCGCGCCAACCCGGGTGCGTGCCTGCCTGGAACAGCGGGCGGCCCTTGCGCTGGCCGAACCTGCTCCAGAAGCGCGCCGCGGCGCCGGGGTCGTAACCGGCGCCCGCGAGCAGCCACACCGACAGCCGGTCGGCCTCGACCTCGGTCTGACGGAACAGCCGCGCGCTGCGCCCGAATTGCTTGCCCAACCCGCGATCGACCCCCGCCGCGTCGAGCCGCTCGCGGTGGCGGAGGATATTGTGGGCGAGTTCATGCGCAATCGCCGCGGCGAGCTCAGCATCGTCGGGGGCGAATTCGGCGAGGCCCTGATTGACGAGCACGAGCCGACCGTCGGCCACCGCGCCGGGCTTGTCCTGGGCCTCCACACGAAAATCGCTGGCGCAGCCGGGGAGGGGCGTTACGCGGACGATCCGGCCCGCGCCGATTTGCAGATCGATCGGTGTGTCGCCGGGCCGACTGGCGAGCAGCGTCTCGATGGCGGTAATGCGGGCGAAGGGGTGCTCGCCCTTGCCATCGGGGACGGAGGCGCCGTCAATGGCCGCAACGGGTTCGCCCACGCGCATCCCGGCATCGGCCGCGGGCGACGCGGGTGCCATCGCGGCGATGAAGGCATGGCCTGCATCGCTCGCACCATAAACCGCGAGCGCCTCGGCACGCCGGTCACCATCGTACAGGCGCGGGTCGCCCCATATCCACCCGAACTGCGGCTGCTGGACAGGACACCAGGCGCCATTGGCGGTCGTCAGGCGAAAGCCGATGGCGGCGACGCGCGCCTCGGTCGCGGCAAGCGCGGCA includes the following:
- a CDS encoding TIGR04063 family PEP-CTERM/XrtA system glycosyltransferase, which codes for MTRILHVLDHSLPTHSGYTFRTRALMKAQVAKGWEVAGVTGLRHPEAGPDGETVDGLTFYRTPPIASAPSPLREWREIGALAKRVEALARDWKPDVLHAHSPVLDGLAALRVGKRLGIPVIYEIRAFWEDAAVGNGTGREGSLRYRLTKAVETHAVRSADAVAVICEGLRGDLIARGIDPAKITVSPNGVDLELFGDPPPRDDALASALGFAAGDAVIGYIGSFYDYEGIDDLIAAMPALVAAQPKARLLLVGGGPMEAALKAQAAASLASAQIHFVGRVPHGEVERYYSLIDILAYPRKKMRLTDLVTPLKPLEAMAQGKLVAASDVGGHRELIEDGATGTLFAPDDPAAIAAALAKLLENRNIWPERRRTARIFVESHRNWSSNILRYEPVYQRLLRGS
- a CDS encoding S24 family peptidase; this translates as MIDPVPDPRAALDRLLSEKGIDYARLSQVIGRNPAYIQQYIKRGSPRRLAEQDRARIAAYLGVSEAMLGGPVPRVATPARSRGPGMILVPKLAIGASAGAGASVDGEPVEGEVAFDPKWLRDLGADPRALSIIRVEGDSMAPTLDDGDDILVDGGDAAARLRDGIYVLRMDDVLMVKRIARAPGPGRVSVISDNPHYRSWDDLPLSAIRLVGRVVWTGRRVR
- the aqpZ gene encoding aquaporin Z is translated as MTNIQKGLAEFIGTFWLVFGGCGSALLAAGFPDVGIGLLGVSLAFGLTVVTMAYAIGHISGCHLNPAVTVGLWAGGRFEARDIPLYVIAQLLGAIVAAFLLFYIASGSPTYDLATNGLAANGFGEGSPGGFDIWSALLIEIVLTAFFLWIIMGSTDGRAPAGFAPIAIGLALTLIHLISIPVTNTSVNPARSTGPALVVGGLAIQQLWLFWVAPIVGGIIGGVLYKTLGADTFPKPNIAGE
- the galU gene encoding UTP--glucose-1-phosphate uridylyltransferase GalU, with the protein product MKPIRKAVFPVAGLGTRFLPATKAIPKEMLPVVDRPLIQYAVDEAREAGIEQMIFVTGRGKSAIEDHFDIAFELEKTMSERGKDLSVLAPTRLGPGNCAYVRQQEPMGLGHAIWCARDIVGDEPFAIFLPDEFMHGSPGCMKQMVDAYARVGGNLISVLEVPHEQVSSYGVIAPGAREGALTEVKGLVEKPPVAEAPSNLIISGRYILQPEVMRVLENQGKGAGGEIQLTDAMATMIGTQPFHAVTFDGARYDCGSKAGYIQANLAVALERPDMAEEVRAFAIDLLK
- the msrA gene encoding peptide-methionine (S)-S-oxide reductase MsrA; its protein translation is MTHDTAIFAGGCFWCTEAVFQSLAGVERVESGYIGGTVTNPTYKQVCGGDTGHAEAIRITFDPAVIGYDDLLDVFFATHDPTQLNRQGNDIGTQYRSAIFPLNDAQADAARAGIERAAPDWPAPIVTTIEAASEWYPAEDYHQAYWEGEGQRNSYCMAVIPPKLAKLRKGFAERLRS
- a CDS encoding M48 family metallopeptidase, giving the protein MAARIRPILAALTLLAAPLASAAPNAAPSPYAALAATEARVAAIGFRLTTANGAWCPVQQPQFGWIWGDPRLYDGDRRAEALAVYGASDAGHAFIAAMAPASPAADAGMRVGEPVAAIDGASVPDGKGEHPFARITAIETLLASRPGDTPIDLQIGAGRIVRVTPLPGCASDFRVEAQDKPGAVADGRLVLVNQGLAEFAPDDAELAAAIAHELAHNILRHRERLDAAGVDRGLGKQFGRSARLFRQTEVEADRLSVWLLAGAGYDPGAAARFWSRFGQRKGRPLFQAGTHPGWRERVETLEAEAATIASAVAAGQPLRPPLVDAPPPLE